The proteins below are encoded in one region of Candidatus Saccharimonadales bacterium:
- the rpsT gene encoding 30S ribosomal protein S20, whose product MPIIKSAAKRVRQNAKRATINSRYKREMRASIKQLEADIATKKKTTAPASLAAAQKAIDKAVKKGVIHQNTAARRKSRLSRSFAATFDTPASTTKTAKKTPAKKTAPTKKTSTKKPAAKKTAKAPAKKPATKSTAKKTATKKS is encoded by the coding sequence ATGCCAATCATTAAATCTGCCGCCAAACGTGTGCGGCAAAACGCTAAACGAGCCACTATTAACTCACGTTATAAACGAGAGATGCGCGCTAGTATCAAACAGCTAGAGGCCGACATCGCCACCAAGAAGAAGACGACTGCACCCGCCTCACTCGCTGCCGCTCAAAAAGCCATCGACAAGGCCGTTAAGAAAGGTGTGATTCACCAGAACACGGCCGCTCGACGTAAATCACGTCTCAGCCGTAGCTTTGCGGCTACTTTCGATACACCTGCTTCGACTACTAAAACAGCTAAGAAGACTCCGGCGAAAAAGACCGCACCGACTAAGAAAACCTCAACTAAGAAACCGGCAGCTAAGAAAACAGCTAAGGCCCCAGCTAAGAAGCCGGCTACGAAATCGACTGCCAAGAAAACAGCTACCAAAAAGTCCTAG
- the holA gene encoding DNA polymerase III subunit delta, with protein sequence MVYLFYGENTFAAKDQVRKLAKRYEGSTGSNYGLHWFESDSDSTQVLTALTAQPMFADSSLVVVENPSQNKELQTKILANIDQIPSSTVVVLVDPNIDKRTKWFKTLQQQAKLKEFKPKSDAQLLAWLQQQSKAEGLELSPELARLLLDRVGSDQWRLSQEVAKLASRSDLTVELIESLVLPSPRHTIFELLEVLARGDTETALRYWDDLRAQGVHVLEILTMISWQLRNLIVIASCREHSDTAIARDHGLNPYVVSKSKATAKRIPLEALIAAYQQVIQADYELKTGRSTDPEGLIERVIFYIADVSRPRSRN encoded by the coding sequence ATGGTGTATCTATTCTACGGTGAGAATACTTTTGCGGCTAAGGACCAAGTCCGTAAGCTAGCGAAGCGCTATGAGGGCAGTACTGGTTCGAACTACGGCCTGCACTGGTTCGAGAGCGACAGTGATAGCACCCAAGTGCTAACGGCTCTGACGGCGCAACCGATGTTTGCCGATAGTAGCCTAGTAGTGGTAGAGAATCCATCGCAGAATAAAGAGCTGCAAACTAAGATTTTAGCTAATATCGATCAGATACCGTCGAGTACAGTAGTAGTGTTAGTAGATCCGAATATCGACAAACGGACTAAGTGGTTTAAGACTCTGCAACAGCAAGCTAAACTTAAGGAGTTTAAACCGAAAAGCGATGCTCAGTTACTGGCCTGGTTGCAGCAGCAGTCTAAGGCCGAAGGGCTCGAGTTATCTCCGGAATTGGCTCGATTATTACTCGATCGTGTTGGCTCCGACCAGTGGCGTTTAAGCCAGGAGGTGGCAAAGCTAGCCTCCAGGAGCGATCTAACGGTTGAATTAATTGAGAGTCTGGTGTTGCCCAGTCCCCGCCACACTATATTTGAACTACTAGAAGTGTTAGCTCGCGGGGATACTGAGACAGCCCTGCGCTACTGGGACGATTTACGTGCGCAGGGCGTGCATGTGTTAGAGATACTGACGATGATTAGCTGGCAGCTACGTAATCTGATAGTTATCGCTAGCTGCAGGGAGCATTCGGACACTGCGATTGCGCGCGACCACGGCCTTAATCCGTATGTGGTTAGTAAGTCGAAGGCGACGGCTAAGCGTATACCCTTGGAGGCACTAATTGCGGCCTATCAGCAGGTGATACAAGCCGATTATGAGTTAAAGACCGGCCGTTCTACCGACCCAGAGGGTCTAATCGAGCGGGTGATCTTCTATATAGCCGATGTCAGTCGACCACGGAGTAGAAACTAA
- the mutM gene encoding bifunctional DNA-formamidopyrimidine glycosylase/DNA-(apurinic or apyrimidinic site) lyase, whose protein sequence is MPELPEVETIRSGLERELTGQLIASTEILFAKSMPALEQLIADRVVGAKVSALRRRGKVMIVDLDTHYSLMVHLKMTGQLILQRADGVRRGGGHPTKSMVRELPDNSTRVVFNFRGGDRLFFNDQRKFGWIKLLPTAEVEQDSLLTRMGVEPLSTEFTFSNFTAKVARRKSPIKAVLLDQSTVAGLGNIYVDEALHLARIHPLTHGIDLSPTELRRLHQAIITIITRAIELKGTTFRNFRNHKGESGGYFEMARVFGRTNQPCPECSTPIDKLRVAGRGTHICPQCQLLKTRT, encoded by the coding sequence CACGGAGATACTGTTTGCCAAGTCGATGCCCGCCCTCGAGCAGCTGATCGCGGATAGGGTAGTAGGAGCAAAGGTGAGTGCTCTGCGCCGCCGGGGTAAGGTGATGATTGTCGATCTCGACACCCACTATAGTCTAATGGTGCACCTAAAAATGACCGGCCAGCTAATCCTGCAGCGCGCTGATGGCGTGCGGCGCGGTGGTGGCCATCCTACAAAATCGATGGTGCGTGAGCTGCCGGATAATAGCACCCGCGTCGTGTTCAATTTCAGGGGTGGAGATCGACTTTTTTTCAACGATCAGCGTAAATTCGGCTGGATAAAACTACTACCAACGGCGGAGGTTGAGCAAGATTCATTACTCACTCGTATGGGCGTGGAACCTTTGAGTACAGAATTTACGTTCTCGAACTTCACCGCTAAAGTAGCTCGCCGTAAATCACCGATCAAAGCGGTACTACTGGACCAGTCGACTGTGGCAGGACTGGGAAACATTTACGTCGATGAGGCGTTGCACTTAGCGCGAATTCACCCGCTCACCCACGGTATTGATCTGTCTCCAACTGAGCTGAGGCGACTGCATCAAGCCATCATCACTATTATCACCCGAGCTATCGAGCTCAAAGGTACAACTTTTCGTAACTTTAGGAATCACAAAGGGGAGAGTGGTGGTTATTTCGAAATGGCCCGCGTATTTGGGCGCACGAACCAACCCTGTCCGGAGTGTAGTACGCCGATCGATAAACTGCGGGTAGCTGGCCGCGGTACACACATTTGCCCACAGTGTCAGCTGCTCAAGACTAGAACCTAA